The DNA window CTCATTACCAAAAGTGTAGGCTCTTGTCCAGAACTTTGAATTCTCTCTGGGagcagtgggcagagagagatgataAAAAGAGGTAGAAGTTAGCTTTGTATATGTAGCCTACAACTTGAAGGGCCCTCAATAGAGAGGAGAGCAGTGAGGTCCTGAGTTTTGTCCTCACTCCTTAGGAAGACAGACCTATAATTTCATGGGAAAATTCATAGGGCATATATACCCAGGGCTGTATCTTTTCTCCTATGGACTGTATCAGGCCACAGTGGTCTTTAAGGCCATGATAGTCAATGACTCTCTCCTCTGTCCTTCGTGCCCTCCCAGGCATAAGGGAATATGGGCCAGGCTGTGGATAATATCCTACAGAGGTTTGCTGAAGATAGTGACTGGTTCCATCTTAACAATTTATGTAGTCTTCTGTCTTGATGATGGGATGGTGTTGATGAACAAGAAGTACCCACCAGGATTTATGTGCCCCAAAGAGTGGCAGCACCTCACTATGTTCATCCTCTTCACCCTCAATGGCTGTGTAGATGTCATGAGCAAGAACTTGCTACCTCAGAGGTGTGTGGTCCTAGAGAAAGGTACCCTGGTCCTGACCTTCTATGTGCTCCTGCTGCTGTTGATGTCCACGTCCAGGACTCAACCGGGATAGAGCTTCAGATTCATTATCTGCTCATCGTGGTGGTGTTCCTGTTGATGCTGGTGTTGACCATAGGGCTGTGGACTCCTGACACATTTCACCTCTTGCTGATTGAGACTTTTCTGTTTCTGACGATGGGCTCCTGGCTGATACAGGGGGGCTTTATTCTGTACAGACCAGTCACTGGCTACCCATGGCAGGATGATGACATCAGTGACATCATGTTTATCACCATCTTCTTCTGTTGGCATGTGATGATCAATGCTTTGTGTCTGCTGGGAATCTATGGAATCTCTTCCTTTGGGCATCATTGTTACCGTCCCAGCTTGAAGCTGATGGAATCCAAAGAAGCTCCACATCACAAGGGCACTACAAGACCCCTCTACAAATTGCTGCGGGAAGTggaacagtcagagaaagatgaccAGGCTCCTCTCCTTTCAAAGAGCTCTCCCTGAGACAGGGCCTagaatgcctggcacattgtcCACTCATCTTTTCCCTTGTGTGTTCTCTCAGACACGTGCAATGTACCCTTTTCGGTCCCCAGTGAAGGTAATGGCCATGAAGGAGAGCAGTTGGTCTCCATCTGCTGGTACATCTCCTGCCCTTGATCTTCTAGTTGCTGAGGAGATGAGGAGAGAGGAACCTGAGAAAGAGATGCTGATGGGATTGGTGGGGTGGTAGAGAGAGCACCAGGGAAGTGGGAAAGTGTAAAAGCCATGGGGGGCAGAGGATGCGATAGAAGGGAGGCCTTCAAAGGGAGGAGAGCAGAGTCTAGCAGTCATGCAGCCACCAGCTACTTCTCTAGGAGTTTACTCAAGGAATAAAAACTTCTCataaatcaaaactgcaatattgagtgtttctgttttccagcTTAAGTGACAACACCATGTGGAAACAGATGTGGTACAATTCACTTATCCCACCTCGTTGAAGTGGTAAGaatctcatatatatttttgaatttgggTAGATTCATATCATTTCAAATTTTGCACATAAAGTGAAAGTCAGTAATTTCATATCacaatttttcaaatttccataAGCCAAATTTTCATTAAATGCCACCACATGTCTTATTCCTGACTTCTAATCCAGGCAAAGCAAGCTTATAAGCTACTTGTTTAACTACCACCAGTCCCACCAGCAATCTACTAGATCCTAATTTATTATGTACTACTCTTGTGCCTTTGCCAAATAATAAGGTGTACAATTTAGAAAATGCCAGTGCCAGTCACATATTTAGTACACAGAGTTATTTTTTTACCCAGCATTAAATCTCCTTGCACTGCTACCACCAAGAATTCCTTCTCCAGAAACATTTGTTATGTTCCTTTGACCTGTAACTCTTCAGCAACTCATCTAATTGTGCTTTGTGATTTTGCCCACACTGTTGATACATTCAGCTCTGTCCTATTTCTCATGAGGAAATTTTGCCTCACTGAAAGTTAGGCTCCTTAAGAATGGAGAATTTGTCATATCCTAGTTACCTAATTTGCTTTGCATATTCCAGGATATAACATTGTCCTCCATGTCGTTGATACTTAAggaagtttcattttcttccagagCCTCCTTTTCCTGTGTCTCCTAAATATAATGTTTGACTGATCTGTGAACTCTCAGGGAGGCATCTACAGTCTAAAGTCTAAATCATCTAAGCAGTGTGTCCACTCACTTCCTGCTCTGTGTGTAAAATAAAACCTCCACTGACCTATCTGAAAAAGTTTCTCTGTATGTTATTACTTAGTTTATCTGCATAAGGTACCCCCTGTTGGCTTTCCAGAAGTTTCTACAACTAAGACTCTGATGGGCTAATTTGCCCAAAGACTCATGGCTGGCCAGAGTCAGGACAGAAACCTAAGCTGGCAGGTCTGAAAGTCAAGTGCCTGCTTCTGTAGCCTGGGCTCTACTGACTTCTCTGCAGAGGAGGGGTTGACTGATCCAGACAAGGAATGGGCAGAAAGTTGGCAGTGAGGATACCCACTGTGCATGAGTAGAACAGTGCAATTACCCATGCCCCTCCTCCTAAAGAGTATGTTTGTCTCTACCCCCTTGGCTCCTTGGGGTATGAAGAGGCTGATAGGCCCTTGCACTTCTGGCTGGGGCTTATATTTCTAGATACAGGCCAGAGCAGAGCCAAGAACAACATGTTTCTTTGAGTATTTCTAATCCTTCTTGTTTCTCCTGTTACACTTAGTTCCTGAGTGCTTTCCCATTAGTTTTCTTTGGGGCTCTCAattttttattgccattttaatataatcatggtaaatgatgaagaaatacagaaaacaactcATTGGTCTTAACAAGTTATTTGTGCCCCATTTCTAAACTGCTAAGGAAAtctctaataataaataaatttctcctAACATAATACACCATAAAACATACCTTCCAGGCAACATACTTGCATTTACAGAAATGtttttatgcatgtatgtatgtatttatttatgtattaattgatttttatttaagtttatttatttatttgtttatttatttatttatttattgagagagagagagagagagagagagagagaaagagagagagagagaaagtgggggaggggaagagagagagggagagagaatcccaagtaggctccttgctatcagtgtggagcctgacacggttcaatcccgcaaactgtgagatcacgacctgagccaaaaccaagagtcagacatttaactggctgagccaccgaggcaccccagaaACCTACTTAAATTAAATATACTTCTAATCAAAAAATTCTCCatgttattttaattgaattcagtaaacttattctaaaatatatctgGGAAAGAAACATAGAGAAGAccctaggtcttttttttttcctagaagaaaaaaatgaggaataaatTGCTTTACCAGCTTTCATAATACACTATAAGAATTCAGTCATTAAAACTGTGGTGTAGGAGAAAGCAAGTATCATCATAGAGCCTTAAATCAACATTGTGTAATGTGACAAAGTCTCCAGAAACAGACATACGTAGtggaaaaattaaatacatgttAAGAATGGGCTCTTCAAAAAATGTGAGGAATAACTGGCTCTgcacttggaaaaacaaaacaaacaaataacaatagCCTAGTTTCTATctcatacaacacacacacacacacacacacacacacacacacacacacacaataatagatagactgaagaaaataaacatgagcAAGTAAgcctagaaaaatgtttttaagggaTTAAAGGaggacattttatattaaaagacatgaacatttttctgggaaaaaaaactgaaaagattacccattttatttaaatttaccatAACTAAAAGACATAatcaaaagagataaaagagatactgtgaaggatattttcaacaaatggaacagagaaaaataatctgattctcagaatatatagagagatgTTCAAACAttagcaaacaaaaaagcaacataatatttaaaaaaacgggcatgggacgcctgggtggcgcagtcggttaagcgtccgacttcagccagatcacgatctcgcggtccgtgagttcgagccccgcgtcgggctctgggctgatggctcggagcctggagcctgtttccgattctgtgtctccctctctctctgcctctcccccgttcatgctctgtctctctctgtccccaaaaaaaaataaataaacgttgaaaaaaaaaatttttttaataaaaaaacggGCAGAAGATATAAATGACTATGTCTCAGAAGAACAAATgggtaataaattaaaaaaaaatgttttaaaaattggttaaccaattttgagaaaaagcagattttttaaaagtaggatcTTTATTTAATATCAGGTTGTCAAGAATTGTCAaaagtattaaagaaataatactatCCGTTGCTGGAGACCATGTAGGAAAAAAGATGTAGGGAATGATCACACACTGCAGGTGGCAATGTGAATTGGTCTACGTTTCTTTGAAGTCAGTTTGGCAGAGGGTGCCAGAATTTAAAGTGTACATATCCTTCAACAGACAGCTCCACCTTATGCCGTCCGCAGTAGACATGTGTCATATGAGTCTAACACCATCTTTAGACTCATGAAAAGAGCTTCCCAACATTTGAACAATTTCCACTTTATCAGGCTTGCCTTCCTGgtagatctttatttttaattcctggtCTCCTTTGTAGCTAGCTAGGGTACAGGCATGTGACCAATTAGACGCACCCACTTAAGACTTCACCTCACAAGTGAGCAATGTAAGGAAACTGGCTGTGCACAGGGTTGCTATTCTGTAGGAGACTAGTGTCAATGTGTGTTTGTCAACACACTGGTCTGCCCTGTAGTTCTGGGGTCAGTGTCAAAAGCAGCAACCTAGGCCCATTTCGACAGTGCAATTCTGAGCATTGGCCCTTCACACTTAAACCTGAAGTCTTTTTCTCCAGCCATCCTAATGATTCTGTGACCTAACTTATCTATTTAAACAAATTCCTTCTCTTAAACTAGCCAGAGTAGATTCTTGTTGTCTATAGCTCTGACACAATATCTATGCTAGAAATACTCACACATCTATACAAAGAGCATATACAAGAATGGTCACTGAAGTATTTTTTCCATGAGgaactttaaataataaactatCACCAGTAGGGAAATGGTTCAATAAATTAGGGAGTACTGTACAGGACTTAAAAAGAACAGGGGAGATCTGTATGTCCTGACAAAAAAGATCTCCAAGATGAAAAAAGCTAACTTCAGAAAATATGGAGCATCTGATCCAGGTTTTGGAGACAGTTATGTTCTTGTTAACTTCAGAAGGTCTTAACTCTTCTTCTTACACCTACTAAGAGCAGTCAGGACCACAGGGCAATCGGGAGAGATGACATCCTGATGGTGTGGACACTTGCTTCATTTAACATACTGTGCAGAAAACTCTCTATCCATCTGAATACTAATCCAATTGGAATACTAATCCAATATGGTCACACTATAACTAATCATTCAAACTTGaactcttgagaaagaaaaggcaaaattaataCTTGTACTGGGACAACAGGTAAAAACCAAACTCCAACAGACACATTGGGATTCTTGGTTACTTTACCTATAACCTAAAAAAGACATACTGTTTATCTTAAGTTTGTCCCCTCCAAATCCACCTTTCACTTCCATCCTGCTCTTTCCCAGGTGACTGCCCTGGTCTGTAGCACATCATTATTCCTTACCCTTGACTTCAGGCAACCTTTGGCCAATGACAAGCCCCAGCAGGAGGATGGTTAAGAGAATGAGAttagggttttggttttttgttctttttgctccTGCCTCTGGGGTCACATCAGGCTGGCAGTATCTTGCCACCATGACACCATCAGTATCCATTTCCTAGACTAccataacaagttaccacaaactaaGCAGCCTACAACAGAAATCTACTGTCCCACAGTTTGGGAtgccagaagtccaaagtcaaggtgaaGGCAGTGTTGAGTCCTTCTGGAGgatctgagggagaatctgtcaCATGTCTCTCCCTCAGCTTCTGATGACTGCTGGCAGCCCTTGGAATTCCTTAGCTTGTAGATACATCATTCCAAGCTCTGCTTCCATCTTTACATtgtcttctcctctgtgtgtttttgtgtctCAAATATTCCTCAGACTTTCTCTTATAAGGttacttgtcattggatttataCCCTACCCTAAAACCAAGATGATTTCATCTCAAGATCGTTACCTTAATTATATCCACAAAGATGCTTTtgtcaaataaggtcacattcacagagtCCTGAGGGTTAGGACTTGGAAATATCTTTTTAGGAGTgaccattcaacccactacacaGTCCTAGCATATGCCAGAACTTCTCCTACTTAGGTACTTTGGTGCCTAGAGGTAATAACAGCTCCTACTGTTACTCAGCTCTCTCTTGTGATCTCCTTGAACCCTGCACACATATGTATAAGAAGCACCTTTTATTAAACCTTTCTTGAACTATCCTGGTGTGGGCCATCTATTTCCTAGTGGGACCCTATCTGAAACATCAGTGAAGTAAGTGTACAGGAGGCCAGAATCCTTAAATAGAATTCTCCCTCCAGATATCTGGAACAGTGACAAGAGAAAAACTACAACCGAATTTCACAAAAGTGAACATATAATGAAGGAGACTAATTTCCAAACATGTGGGTAATAAATTAAGGGGGTCTTCCAACTTCAATCAAGACAACCAAAGGGTTTAATTAATGTATTCAAAAATCCTAAATAGCcgcaggaaacaaaatcaatgtacagaaatcagttgcatttatatacaccaataatgaagcagcagaaagagaaatcaag is part of the Felis catus isolate Fca126 chromosome F1, F.catus_Fca126_mat1.0, whole genome shotgun sequence genome and encodes:
- the LOC101092820 gene encoding LOW QUALITY PROTEIN: transmembrane epididymal protein 1 (The sequence of the model RefSeq protein was modified relative to this genomic sequence to represent the inferred CDS: inserted 1 base in 1 codon), with the translated sequence MGKFIGHIYPGLYLFSYGLYQATVVFKAMIVNDSLLCPSCPPRHKGIWARLWIISYRGLLKIVTGSILTIYVVFCLDDGMVLMNKKYPPGFMCPKEWQHLTMFILFTLNGCVDVMSKNLLPQRCVVLEKGTLVLTFYVLLLLLMXHVQDSTGIELQIHYLLIVVVFLLMLVLTIGLWTPDTFHLLLIETFLFLTMGSWLIQGGFILYRPVTGYPWQDDDISDIMFITIFFCWHVMINALCLLGIYGISSFGHHCYRPSLKLMESKEAPHHKGTTRPLYKLLREVEQSEKDDQAPLLSKSSP